Genomic window (Tripterygium wilfordii isolate XIE 37 chromosome 11, ASM1340144v1, whole genome shotgun sequence):
TCCGGCGCATGCTCGTTTAACCAATCCTACGGTGGAGATTCATATTTCTCTGCCACTCTGGTACAAGATTCTCTATCTTTAGCTAAGGATGTTATCCCAAAATTCTCTTTTGGATGCATCAACTCAATCTCTGGTGGGTCAGTCCCACCGCAAGGGCTATTGGGCCTGGGCCGTGGGCCCATGTCGCTGTTATCCCAATCCGGATCACTCTATTCGGGCGTGTTCTCATATTGCTTACCCAGTTTCAAATCCTACTATTTCTCCGGGTCACTCAAACTTGGCCCGGCAAGTCAACCCAAGAATATTCGGACCACTCCACTTCTTTACAACCCGCACCGCCCGTCATTGTACTACGTTAACTTAACTGGAGTCAGTGTGGGTCGGGTCAACGTTCAAATTGCCCAGGAACTCCTAGCCTTAGATCCAAAAACCGGGTCGGGTACTATAGTTGATTCGGGTACGGTCATTACCCGGTTCATCCCACCCATCTATACCGCAATCCGAGACGAGTTCAGACGTCAAGTTAATGGCACATTTTCATCATTAGGGGCCTTCGATACTTGCTTCGCAGCAACACACGAAGCTGAAGCTCCTGCCATAACGTTCCATTTTACGGGCTTGGACTTGAAATTGCCAATGGAGAACAGTTTGATACACAGCAGTGCTGGGTCGCTGGCTTGCTTGTCGATGGCGGCTGCACCAAGTAATGTGAATTCGGTTCTGAATATTATAGCTAATTTGCAGCAGCAGAATCTTAGGGTAATGTTCGATGTTGTGAATTCGAGGGTGGGGATTGCTCGTGAGCTCTgtaactagttttttttttttttagctctATCTGTATCTCTTTTTGTCATTGTTTTCTGATGTTTCTTTTGAGTTTGTCTGGTTTTGTATGAACTGAACTGGGAGTAGTTGCAATAACTGGGCTAATCCTGGTCTATGAAGATTTATGTAAtatttttggacttttggatatgaaatatatatgtcaAGAATATAATCCTACATCGGTCTAAGACTATGTCATAACTCATTCCCACATCGGTCGAAGACTCTATCATAATCCAATCGAATGACTTATAAGTAAAGCTCATAACCTCTCACATGAACAATGCGTCTGTTGAGCCTATGTACCATTGGCGATGgtccatgaaaaataaatatttaccgGCCCAATGTATCCATAGTGATCTAGTAAACcaaagagaaaaatattaaGTGATGAGGCGGGTGCGAGAGAAAGGTAAGAAAACCCGCAAAAGTAATGCACAATATCTGAATGCAAAAATCACatccatacacacacatatcaattttcttttgattacagaaaacacaaacataaaaaacattatgaattaaagaaagaagcaaACGATGTTTATATATAACAAGTGGAACACCCCCCCAATTCTCTCTGAAATCATCATTGTCT
Coding sequences:
- the LOC120009682 gene encoding aspartyl protease AED3 is translated as MQKQMASSSIPLVLFFALLISSTNADSCASQFDGSDLSVIPIYGKCSPFNPTKPDSWIDTVINMASKDPSRVKYLSTLVAQKTTSVPIASGQQVLNIGNYVVRVKLGTPGQLMFMVLDTSSDAAWVPCSGCTGCSTTTFFANTSSTYSPLDCSLAQCAQVRGFSCPSTGSGACSFNQSYGGDSYFSATLVQDSLSLAKDVIPKFSFGCINSISGGSVPPQGLLGLGRGPMSLLSQSGSLYSGVFSYCLPSFKSYYFSGSLKLGPASQPKNIRTTPLLYNPHRPSLYYVNLTGVSVGRVNVQIAQELLALDPKTGSGTIVDSGTVITRFIPPIYTAIRDEFRRQVNGTFSSLGAFDTCFAATHEAEAPAITFHFTGLDLKLPMENSLIHSSAGSLACLSMAAAPSNVNSVLNIIANLQQQNLRVMFDVVNSRVGIARELCN